Proteins encoded by one window of Mycolicibacterium sp. ND9-15:
- the ipdE2 gene encoding acyl-CoA dehydrogenase IpdE2, which translates to MSEERQLLRETVAALVDKHASPATVREAMESERGYDESLWTLLCEQVGAAALVVPEELGGAGGQLADAAVVLEELGKALVPTPLLGTTLAEMALLAEDEPDAETLEGLAGGTRLGAVVFDPEYVVNGDVADVVIAADGGRLTRWTRFTAQCVDAMDRTRRLARLEAQETADIGADPGLADTAALLVAAEQIGAASRCLDLTVQYTKDRVQFGRPIGSFQALKHRMADLYVAVQSARAVVDEAIAAPSPTSAALARFSASEAFTRVAAEAVQMHGGIAITWEHDIQLYFKRAHGSAQLLGPPREYLRRLESEVL; encoded by the coding sequence GTGAGTGAAGAACGTCAACTCCTACGCGAGACGGTCGCTGCGCTGGTGGACAAGCACGCCTCACCGGCCACCGTCCGTGAGGCGATGGAATCCGAACGCGGATATGACGAGTCGCTGTGGACACTATTGTGCGAGCAGGTCGGTGCTGCGGCGCTGGTGGTACCCGAGGAACTCGGCGGCGCCGGTGGTCAACTCGCCGATGCGGCCGTCGTGCTCGAGGAACTCGGCAAGGCACTGGTGCCGACCCCACTGCTCGGCACGACGCTCGCCGAAATGGCACTGCTGGCCGAAGATGAGCCGGACGCCGAGACGCTCGAGGGGTTGGCCGGGGGCACGCGGCTGGGCGCCGTGGTGTTCGACCCGGAATATGTGGTCAACGGTGACGTCGCCGATGTGGTGATCGCCGCCGACGGCGGCCGGCTGACCCGGTGGACACGGTTCACGGCCCAATGTGTCGACGCGATGGACCGGACACGCCGGCTGGCCCGTCTCGAGGCCCAGGAGACCGCCGACATCGGCGCCGACCCGGGGCTAGCCGACACCGCGGCGTTGCTGGTCGCCGCCGAGCAGATCGGCGCCGCGTCGCGCTGCCTCGACCTCACCGTGCAATACACCAAGGACCGGGTGCAGTTCGGCAGGCCCATCGGCAGTTTCCAGGCACTCAAGCACCGGATGGCCGACCTGTACGTCGCGGTGCAGTCCGCACGTGCGGTGGTCGACGAGGCGATCGCGGCGCCGTCGCCGACGTCGGCGGCCCTGGCCCGGTTCTCGGCGAGCGAGGCGTTCACCAGGGTCGCCGCCGAGGCCGTGCAGATGCACGGCGGGATCGCGATCACCTGGGAACACGACATCCAGCTGTACTTCAAACGCGCGCACGGCAGTGCGCAGCTGCTCGGGCCGCCGCGCGAGTATCTGCGCCGGCTCGAATCCGAAGTGCTCTAG
- a CDS encoding acyl-CoA dehydrogenase family protein, translating to MNFELDEQQRDFAASIDAALGAADLPGAIRAWAVGDTAPGRKVWAQLADLGVTALVVPEKYDGIEAHPVDLVVAAERLGRWCVPGPVTESIAVAPLLLADDDRGAGLASGELIATVALPPHAPRAVDADTAGLILVAADGEVREGSPGASHESVDPSRKLFDVNASGDSWSADVARAYEFGVLATAAQLVGAGEAMLDMSVEYAKQRSQFGKVIGTYQAIKHKLADVHIAVELVRPLVYGAALSLAGESPDTARDVSAAKAAASDAALLAARSALQTHGAIGFTQEHDLSLWLLRVQALHSAWGDPSVHRRRVLEGLS from the coding sequence ATGAACTTCGAATTGGACGAACAGCAGCGCGACTTCGCCGCCAGCATCGACGCCGCACTCGGCGCGGCCGACCTGCCGGGCGCGATCCGGGCCTGGGCCGTCGGTGACACCGCTCCGGGCCGCAAGGTGTGGGCGCAGCTCGCCGACCTCGGCGTGACGGCGCTCGTCGTGCCGGAGAAGTACGACGGCATCGAGGCGCATCCGGTCGACCTGGTGGTCGCCGCCGAGCGTCTGGGCCGCTGGTGCGTGCCGGGCCCGGTCACCGAATCGATTGCGGTGGCACCGCTTCTGCTTGCCGATGACGATCGCGGTGCCGGCCTGGCCTCCGGTGAACTGATCGCCACCGTCGCGTTGCCACCGCATGCGCCGCGCGCCGTCGACGCCGACACCGCCGGGCTGATCCTGGTGGCCGCCGATGGCGAGGTCCGCGAGGGTTCCCCGGGTGCTTCACACGAGTCCGTCGATCCGAGCCGAAAGTTGTTCGACGTCAACGCCTCCGGTGACAGCTGGTCCGCCGACGTGGCGCGGGCCTACGAGTTCGGGGTGTTGGCGACGGCGGCGCAGCTGGTGGGCGCCGGAGAGGCGATGCTGGATATGTCGGTCGAGTACGCCAAGCAGCGCAGCCAGTTCGGCAAGGTGATCGGCACCTACCAGGCGATCAAGCACAAGCTCGCCGATGTGCACATCGCGGTGGAGTTGGTTCGTCCCTTGGTGTACGGCGCGGCGCTGTCGCTCGCCGGCGAGTCGCCCGACACCGCGCGCGACGTCAGCGCCGCCAAGGCCGCCGCGTCCGACGCAGCGCTGCTCGCGGCGCGTTCGGCGCTGCAGACGCACGGCGCCATCGGCTTCACGCAGGAGCACGACCTGTCGCTGTGGCTGCTGCGCGTGCAGGCGCTGCACTCGGCGTGGGGTGACCCGAGTGTGCACCGTCGGCGGGTATTGGAGGGTCTCTCGTGA
- a CDS encoding acyl-CoA dehydrogenase family protein: MDLTFDDATREFQAEVREFLAENKDSFPTKSYDTAEGFEQHRRWDKVLYDAGLSVITWPEKYGGRDATLLQWVVYEEEYFRAGAPGRASANGTSMLAPTLFAHGTEEQLDRVLPKMASGEEIWAQAWSEPESGSDLASLRSTATRADGGWLLNGQKIWSSRAPFGERAFGLFRSDPEAERHRGLTYFMFDLKADGVTVRPIAQLGGDTGFGEIFLDDVFVPDSDVIGDVHDGWRAAMSTSSNERGMSLRSPARFLAPAERLVAQWKADPDEAFTDRVADAWIKAQAYRLHTFGTVTRVSAGGELGAESSVTKVFWSDLDVAIHQTALDLRGPDAELTDSWTDGLLFSLGGPIYAGTNEIQRNIIAERLLGLPRK, translated from the coding sequence ATGGACCTGACTTTCGACGACGCCACGCGCGAGTTCCAGGCCGAGGTGCGCGAGTTCCTGGCCGAGAACAAGGACTCGTTCCCCACGAAGTCGTATGACACCGCCGAGGGTTTCGAACAGCACCGGCGATGGGACAAAGTGCTTTACGACGCCGGACTGTCGGTGATCACCTGGCCCGAGAAGTACGGCGGACGCGACGCCACCCTGCTGCAGTGGGTGGTGTACGAGGAGGAGTACTTCCGCGCCGGGGCGCCCGGTCGCGCCAGCGCCAACGGCACCTCGATGCTGGCCCCGACCCTGTTCGCGCACGGCACCGAAGAACAACTCGATCGCGTGCTGCCGAAAATGGCCAGCGGCGAGGAGATCTGGGCGCAGGCCTGGTCGGAACCGGAGTCGGGCAGCGACCTGGCTTCGCTGCGGTCCACGGCCACCAGGGCCGACGGCGGCTGGCTACTCAACGGGCAGAAGATCTGGAGTTCACGCGCGCCGTTCGGTGAGCGCGCGTTCGGGCTGTTCCGCTCCGACCCCGAGGCCGAACGCCATCGCGGCCTGACGTACTTCATGTTCGACCTCAAGGCCGACGGCGTCACGGTTCGTCCCATCGCGCAACTGGGCGGAGACACCGGCTTCGGCGAGATCTTCCTCGACGACGTGTTCGTCCCCGACAGCGACGTCATCGGCGACGTCCACGACGGGTGGCGGGCGGCGATGAGCACATCGAGCAACGAACGCGGCATGTCGCTGCGCAGCCCGGCGCGCTTCCTGGCACCTGCCGAACGGCTTGTGGCGCAGTGGAAGGCCGATCCCGACGAAGCTTTCACCGATCGCGTGGCCGATGCCTGGATCAAGGCGCAGGCCTACCGCCTGCACACGTTCGGCACGGTCACCCGGGTGTCCGCGGGCGGTGAACTGGGCGCCGAGTCCAGCGTGACCAAGGTGTTCTGGTCCGATCTCGACGTCGCCATCCATCAGACCGCACTGGATCTGCGCGGGCCGGATGCCGAGCTCACCGACAGCTGGACCGACGGGTTGCTGTTCTCCCTCGGCGGGCCGATCTATGCGGGCACCAATGAGATTCAGCGCAACATCATCGCCGAACGGCTGCTGGGACTGCCCCGAAAGTAG